The following coding sequences are from one Triticum aestivum cultivar Chinese Spring chromosome 5A, IWGSC CS RefSeq v2.1, whole genome shotgun sequence window:
- the LOC123105646 gene encoding uncharacterized protein: MPSPPGHLTRDWFSSDRIKSINYGTDFCVHFLCICEGKQAWIHWMMYTHQVHLAFIIASNLILSLLAWWRGRQHGDGGSPRSHPLVSRGEQQAATAPCAHVRGPAEVKPTVAPETLARIHGAA; this comes from the exons GTTTAGCTCTGACAGAATCAAGTCAATCAACTATGGGACAG ATTTTTGTGTACACTTCTTGTGCATATGTGAAGGGAAGCAAGCTTGGATTCACTGGATGATGTATACACACCAAGTGCACCTCGCTTTCATAATAGCAAGCAACCTCATATTGAG TTTGCTGGCTTGGTGGCGAGGGCGTCAACATGGCGACGGCGGCAGCCCGCGCTCGCATCCGTTGGTCAGCAGAGGAGAGCAGCAGGCGGCCACGGCGCCCTGCGCTCACGTCCGTGGGCCAGCAGAGGTGAAGCCGACGGTGGCGCCGGAGACTCTCGCTCGCATCCATGGGGCAGCGTAG